From the Desulfovibrio sp. Fe33 genome, one window contains:
- a CDS encoding 2-amino-3,7-dideoxy-D-threo-hept-6-ulosonate synthase, with protein sequence MHIGKAIRLERIFNRNTGRTIIVPMDHGVTVGPIDGLVDMREAVGKVVDGGANAVIEHKGLVRCGHRAEGKDIGLIVHLSASTSLSPFPNAKSLVASVEDAIRLGADAVSIHCNLGDETEAAMLNDFGKISSDASNWGIPLLAMVYARGPKVDNEYAPEIVAHCARVGTELGADVVKVNYTGDIESFSRVCDACCVPVVIAGGPKLDSTEAFLQMVHDSLEAGGAGLSVGRNVFQHDNPTRLVEALNMVVHNDESVEAALNHLNA encoded by the coding sequence ATGCACATCGGAAAAGCCATCAGGTTGGAGCGCATCTTCAACCGCAACACAGGCAGGACCATCATCGTCCCGATGGACCACGGCGTGACGGTCGGCCCCATCGACGGACTGGTCGACATGCGCGAGGCGGTAGGCAAGGTCGTCGACGGAGGGGCCAACGCCGTCATTGAACACAAAGGTCTCGTCCGCTGCGGCCACCGCGCCGAAGGCAAGGACATCGGCCTCATCGTCCACCTCTCCGCCTCCACATCCCTCTCCCCCTTCCCCAATGCAAAATCCCTGGTCGCATCCGTAGAGGACGCCATCCGGCTCGGCGCGGACGCCGTGTCCATCCACTGCAACCTCGGCGACGAGACCGAAGCCGCCATGCTTAACGATTTCGGCAAAATATCCTCCGACGCATCCAACTGGGGCATCCCGCTCCTGGCCATGGTCTACGCACGAGGCCCCAAGGTGGACAACGAATACGCCCCCGAGATCGTGGCCCACTGCGCCCGCGTGGGCACCGAACTGGGCGCGGACGTGGTCAAGGTCAACTACACCGGCGACATCGAGTCCTTCTCCCGCGTATGCGACGCCTGCTGTGTCCCGGTAGTCATCGCGGGCGGCCCTAAACTCGACAGCACCGAGGCGTTCCTCCAAATGGTGCACGACTCCCTGGAAGCCGGAGGCGCAGGCCTGTCCGTGGGCCGCAACGTCTTCCAGCACGACAATCCCACCCGCCTGGTGGAGGCGCTGAACATGGTCGTCCACAACGACGAATCCGTCGAGGCCGCCCTTAACCATCTCAACGCATAG
- a CDS encoding 3-dehydroquinate synthase II family protein — MKKIILKSVPFDKNLVTLALESGVDAVMVEKDHAEAVRALGRVTVITPEDMPVVELTEKADEDAAVKAIKAGKDVVLKKGWEIIPVENILAQVESLALECESLDRALLAAGILERGCDTIVVLPEGGADLKRIIAELKLSQGTMELQTAIVTAIEPTGMGHRVCVDTISMLKKGQGMLIGNSSAFSFLVHAETESNPYVAARPFRINAGAVHAYAQMPGDKTTYLEELAAGTDVLIVNANGTTSLATVGRVKVEVRPMLLITAEVKTGDRTKTGQVFLQNAETIRVVSDKGEPVSVVTLKVGDKILVRTDEAGRHFGMRIKEDIKEG; from the coding sequence ATGAAAAAAATCATCCTCAAGTCTGTGCCCTTCGACAAAAACCTCGTAACCCTGGCGCTCGAATCCGGCGTGGACGCCGTCATGGTCGAAAAGGACCACGCTGAAGCGGTCAGGGCGCTCGGCCGCGTCACCGTCATCACTCCCGAGGACATGCCCGTCGTGGAACTGACTGAAAAGGCGGACGAAGACGCGGCGGTCAAGGCGATCAAGGCAGGCAAGGACGTCGTCCTCAAAAAAGGTTGGGAAATCATCCCCGTGGAAAACATCCTCGCCCAGGTGGAATCCCTGGCCCTGGAATGCGAATCCCTCGACCGCGCCCTGCTCGCCGCCGGAATCCTCGAACGCGGCTGCGACACCATCGTGGTCCTGCCCGAAGGCGGAGCCGACCTGAAGCGGATCATCGCCGAACTCAAACTCTCCCAGGGAACCATGGAACTGCAAACCGCCATCGTCACGGCCATCGAGCCCACCGGCATGGGACACCGAGTCTGCGTGGACACCATCTCCATGCTGAAAAAGGGACAGGGGATGCTCATCGGCAACTCCAGCGCCTTTTCCTTCCTCGTCCATGCCGAAACCGAGTCCAATCCCTATGTGGCCGCACGCCCCTTCCGGATCAATGCGGGCGCGGTCCACGCCTATGCCCAGATGCCCGGCGACAAGACCACCTATCTTGAGGAACTCGCGGCAGGCACGGACGTGCTCATCGTGAACGCGAACGGGACCACCTCCCTGGCCACCGTGGGCCGCGTCAAGGTCGAAGTCCGGCCCATGCTGCTCATCACCGCCGAGGTGAAGACCGGCGACAGGACCAAGACCGGCCAGGTGTTCCTGCAAAACGCAGAGACCATCCGCGTGGTTTCGGACAAAGGCGAGCCCGTGTCCGTGGTCACGCTCAAGGTCGGCGACAAGATTCTGGTCCGCACCGACGAGGCCGGACGCCACTTCGGTATGCGCATCAAGGAAGATATCAAGGAAGGCTAG
- the pheA gene encoding prephenate dehydratase: MADTKDQNDIPDLGELRDSIDSLDKRIVDLLNQRARLSLSVGRYKAAKGESIYKPFREQEVMDKIANSSPGPLPDKHLRTIYREIMSSSRHLQRPERVVYLGPEGTFSYFAAVEHMGSSASLTPKNNFEEIFRAVAEEGAELGVIPLENSIEGTVGQVVDLFMKYKVYIQAEVFSRISHCLISRADKVEDVEVIYSHPQPLGQCREWLHSHLRDVPTIPMESTAEAAEAVAGKKAAAVIGHRKLADMHAMNILAESIEDLPDNWTRFVIIGAAPSQEDKRDKTSILFTTPNRPGALARVLTTLAHQGINVTKLESRPFRGEKWKYVFFADLACDLGGDRYQDVLDDIRDQCLTLRVLGTYPTQEELQ, from the coding sequence ATGGCTGACACGAAAGACCAAAACGATATTCCCGACCTCGGGGAACTGCGGGATTCCATCGACTCGCTGGACAAGCGGATCGTGGACCTGCTCAATCAGCGGGCCAGGCTGTCCCTGAGCGTCGGCCGCTACAAGGCGGCCAAGGGCGAATCCATATACAAGCCGTTCCGCGAGCAGGAAGTGATGGACAAGATCGCCAATTCCTCGCCCGGCCCGCTGCCGGACAAGCACCTGCGCACCATCTACCGCGAGATCATGAGCTCGTCGCGCCACCTCCAGCGGCCCGAACGGGTAGTTTATCTCGGCCCGGAAGGCACCTTCTCCTATTTCGCGGCGGTCGAGCATATGGGGTCGTCCGCCTCCCTGACCCCCAAGAACAACTTTGAAGAGATATTTCGGGCCGTGGCCGAAGAAGGAGCCGAGTTGGGGGTCATCCCGCTCGAAAATTCCATCGAAGGCACCGTTGGGCAGGTGGTGGACCTGTTCATGAAATACAAGGTCTACATCCAGGCCGAGGTTTTCAGCCGCATCAGCCATTGCCTCATTTCCCGGGCCGATAAGGTGGAGGATGTGGAGGTTATCTACTCGCACCCGCAACCCCTTGGCCAATGCCGGGAATGGCTCCACTCCCATCTGCGCGACGTCCCGACCATCCCCATGGAGTCCACGGCCGAAGCGGCCGAAGCTGTGGCGGGCAAAAAGGCCGCCGCCGTGATCGGACACCGCAAGCTGGCCGACATGCACGCCATGAACATCCTGGCCGAATCCATCGAGGACTTGCCGGACAACTGGACCCGCTTTGTCATCATCGGCGCGGCCCCGTCCCAGGAGGACAAGCGCGACAAGACCTCCATCCTGTTCACCACGCCCAACCGGCCGGGCGCGCTGGCCCGCGTGCTGACCACCCTGGCCCACCAGGGCATCAACGTGACCAAGCTTGAATCCCGTCCCTTCCGGGGCGAAAAATGGAAATACGTCTTCTTCGCCGACCTGGCCTGCGATCTGGGCGGCGACCGTTACCAGGACGTATTGGACGACATCCGCGACCAATGCCTTACACTGCGCGTGCTCGGCACCTACCCCACTCAGGAGGAACTCCAATGA